From a region of the Acinetobacter calcoaceticus genome:
- a CDS encoding OB-fold-containig protein encodes MADFFFNYYLMPFHLSVVALILLSVVETIGMYIGLRPSQLLKKIAPDWLSNSPLLNVKFSKALIFVFLLINFSYAGYFLQLSFFAIQHYFISPFYLIVPALVIAIFFTVFMIHCLDQVIKPKLTHTNYNLLGRLATISSGNARPGFSAQARVRDEFGQLHYVQVEPEYGELELHSQVILVRVHKSHYVAKKISISNDLFAPD; translated from the coding sequence ATGGCTGATTTCTTTTTTAATTATTATCTTATGCCTTTTCACTTAAGTGTGGTGGCTTTGATATTACTCAGCGTGGTAGAAACCATTGGTATGTATATTGGACTCCGTCCAAGTCAGTTGCTTAAAAAAATTGCACCAGATTGGCTTTCTAACTCACCGCTACTTAATGTTAAATTTTCTAAAGCTCTAATTTTTGTTTTTTTACTCATCAATTTCAGTTATGCAGGTTACTTTTTACAACTCTCTTTCTTCGCAATACAGCATTATTTTATTTCACCATTTTATTTAATCGTCCCGGCACTTGTGATCGCAATCTTTTTTACTGTGTTCATGATTCACTGCCTTGACCAAGTGATTAAGCCGAAGCTTACACATACCAATTATAACCTTTTAGGGCGATTAGCGACCATTTCTAGTGGTAATGCCAGACCAGGCTTTTCTGCTCAAGCACGCGTACGTGATGAATTTGGTCAACTTCACTACGTTCAAGTAGAACCGGAATATGGCGAACTCGAATTACATTCCCAAGTCATTCTCGTCAGAGTGCATAAAAGCCACTATGTGGCCAAAAAAATCTCTATATCAAACGATCTTTTCGCACCCGATTAA
- a CDS encoding Rieske (2Fe-2S) protein, whose protein sequence is MTEEVPEREARAFDTLQGTTIFVTQRDGAFYAYQNLCPHLQTELEYLENQFLDQDQEYIQCSTHGALFTVETGECISGPCLGDFLNKVELEVHSDGGIYIVD, encoded by the coding sequence ATGACGGAAGAAGTTCCTGAGCGTGAAGCTAGAGCTTTTGACACTTTACAAGGAACTACTATTTTCGTTACGCAACGTGACGGCGCATTCTATGCTTATCAGAATTTATGCCCTCACTTACAAACTGAGCTTGAATATTTAGAAAATCAATTTCTTGACCAAGATCAAGAATACATTCAATGCTCTACTCATGGTGCCTTATTTACTGTGGAAACAGGCGAATGTATTTCAGGACCATGTTTAGGTGATTTTTTAAATAAAGTTGAGCTTGAAGTACATTCAGATGGCGGTATCTATATCGTAGACTGA
- a CDS encoding adenosine kinase has product MATVDLFAIGNALIDQEFKVSDDFLSQQGLQKGTMQLSDGDTQSALYAELKQHQDYKGQASGGSAANTTVAFSALGGTAFYGCRVGHDDLGEIYLQGLNEANIQTTPKSISEGVTGTCMVLISPDSERTMHTYLGITAELSQDQIDFEPLKTAKWLYIEGYLSTSETARKAVKQAREIAKANGVKIALSLSDPAMVQYAREGLEELMDDGVDLLFCNEQEALMYTNTTSVEDALAQLRFKNHTVVITQSAKGALVSNPTQHFHVAGRHVEAVDTNGAGDAFAGAFLYALNYHQDLNAAAQLAILISSEVVSQFGPRLAVNDYAKLLENFQKECA; this is encoded by the coding sequence ATGGCAACTGTAGATCTTTTTGCAATTGGTAATGCATTAATCGACCAAGAATTTAAAGTGTCTGATGATTTTCTTAGTCAACAAGGTTTGCAAAAAGGCACAATGCAGTTGTCCGATGGTGACACTCAATCTGCTCTTTATGCAGAGTTAAAGCAGCACCAAGACTACAAAGGTCAAGCAAGTGGCGGTTCAGCAGCAAATACAACTGTAGCCTTTAGTGCATTAGGTGGAACTGCTTTTTATGGTTGCCGCGTTGGTCATGACGATTTAGGGGAAATTTACCTACAAGGTCTAAATGAGGCTAACATCCAGACCACACCAAAATCGATCAGTGAAGGTGTAACTGGTACCTGTATGGTGTTAATTAGCCCTGACTCTGAACGCACGATGCACACCTATTTGGGTATTACGGCTGAACTGTCTCAAGATCAAATCGATTTTGAACCATTAAAAACAGCAAAATGGCTTTATATTGAAGGTTATCTTTCTACAAGTGAAACGGCTCGTAAAGCTGTAAAACAAGCAAGAGAAATTGCAAAAGCAAATGGCGTTAAAATTGCCCTCTCTCTTTCAGACCCTGCCATGGTGCAATACGCTCGTGAAGGCTTGGAAGAGCTCATGGATGATGGCGTAGACTTACTATTTTGTAATGAGCAAGAAGCCTTAATGTATACCAATACAACGTCTGTAGAAGATGCTCTTGCTCAATTACGTTTTAAAAATCATACCGTAGTCATTACACAAAGTGCCAAAGGTGCATTAGTTTCTAACCCAACTCAGCACTTCCATGTTGCGGGACGTCATGTTGAAGCCGTTGATACAAATGGCGCAGGCGATGCATTTGCAGGCGCATTCCTTTATGCCCTCAATTATCATCAAGATTTGAATGCTGCGGCTCAGTTAGCCATCTTAATTTCGAGTGAAGTAGTCTCTCAATTCGGACCACGTTTAGCTGTAAATGATTATGCTAAACTTCTTGAAAATTTTCAGAAGGAATGTGCTTAA
- a CDS encoding GNAT family N-acetyltransferase: MFKYALDQFLIQKIDELPEQIIELSLVSQNEGFRFINRLIDEYQSGQNCFDQEGEALYSMQYANQLIAIGGINTTLNKDMGRLRRFYVHPEYRRHGMGELLLRAIEEHAKKYFNEIVLYTDTHRAAAFYKKMGYSETNIPNSNFSKRMK; this comes from the coding sequence TTGTTTAAATATGCTTTAGATCAGTTTTTAATACAAAAAATTGATGAGTTGCCAGAGCAAATTATTGAATTAAGCTTAGTTTCTCAGAATGAGGGTTTTAGATTTATCAATAGATTGATAGATGAATATCAATCTGGCCAGAACTGTTTTGATCAAGAAGGAGAAGCTTTATATAGTATGCAATATGCTAATCAGTTAATTGCCATTGGTGGAATTAATACTACTCTAAATAAAGACATGGGTAGGTTGAGGCGATTTTATGTACATCCTGAATACAGACGACATGGTATGGGTGAATTATTACTTAGAGCTATAGAAGAGCATGCTAAAAAATATTTTAATGAAATAGTTTTATATACAGACACTCATAGAGCAGCTGCTTTTTATAAGAAAATGGGATATTCCGAGACAAATATACCGAATAGTAATTTTTCAAAAAGAATGAAATGA
- a CDS encoding insulinase family protein, whose protein sequence is MTVDVTETISQTVHPAFQLLRQHHVEALDILVSEYKHKVTGAVHYHLATDYDENVFLVAFRTQPMDSKGTAHILEHTALCGSEKFPVRDPFFLMIRRSLNTFMNAFTAADWTAYPFASQNKKDFQNLLSVYLDAAFAANLNPLDFAQEGIRIELENDQPVYKGVVFNEMKGAMSAPSDQLYHQLAHHLFPETTYHYNSGGDPKDIPDLTYEQLVDFYKVHYHPSNAVFMTFGNQTAYELQEQFEKLALNKFSAGTTLYSKPEKRLAAPIEVTENYGVDSDDLKDKTYHVLSWLLPEANDVKLRLGMRLVEGILLENSASPLRHYLETCGYAQSTGPLMGVDDSNFEMTFYCGVQGSNPEHAQSFREGVLNILRDVAAKPIDSDLVDAILHQIELHQREINGDGTPYGLSLILNGLSGAIHHNDPIQIWDVDSAIAQVKEELKDPMWLSNLIQTHLLDNPHRVQMTLVPDPTKSVKEQEAEKARLAAIGEKLTDADKAEIIANTKALEERQDTPDNLELLPKVGLEDVPADLHIVQGQLREILCNRMDTPLNLYHAGTNGIYYQQVLIQIPEDIVKSPYFNLLSILMGEVGAGEYDYLELQTLQTAVSGGLGMGASLRSKVDDKDKISAWLTLTTKSLTQKFDAIHLLKLAFEQLRLDEKERIIELLQQRKTRWQSRLSGAGHSYAMQIASRNMSALAQRDYQNTGLGALNWLSELVAKITQDSTAYDDLIAELKRIHRKLLQAPKQFLLVCEEHQSERLVEEIQNVWDKLNVDATATELTHVEQVNDNNHEAWLIQTNVQFCASAYQAVDVSHPDAAPLMVLAAYLRNGFLHSAIREKGGAYGGGASYDGNACSFRFYSYRDPRLAETFKDFEASVQWLLNAEQQPHQLEEAILGLVASMDKPGSPAGEAITACYALLHARTPTFRRTLRERLLHVTLDDLQRVARQYLVEQTPVKAVVAPFAKRDELQQSGFTIQQVN, encoded by the coding sequence ATGACTGTAGATGTCACTGAAACCATTTCTCAAACTGTTCACCCTGCGTTTCAGTTGCTACGTCAGCACCATGTAGAAGCATTAGATATTTTAGTATCTGAATATAAGCATAAAGTGACAGGTGCGGTGCATTATCACTTGGCAACTGATTATGACGAAAATGTATTTCTTGTTGCTTTTAGAACACAGCCTATGGACTCTAAAGGTACTGCACATATTTTAGAACATACAGCTTTGTGTGGGTCTGAAAAGTTTCCAGTACGTGATCCGTTCTTTTTAATGATTCGTCGTTCTTTAAATACTTTTATGAACGCATTTACAGCAGCAGATTGGACAGCATATCCATTTGCGTCTCAAAATAAAAAAGATTTCCAAAACTTACTTTCTGTTTATCTTGATGCGGCATTTGCTGCCAATTTGAATCCACTTGATTTTGCTCAAGAAGGTATTCGTATTGAACTTGAAAATGATCAACCTGTTTATAAAGGTGTAGTTTTTAATGAAATGAAGGGTGCCATGAGTGCGCCGTCTGACCAACTTTATCATCAGTTGGCTCATCATTTATTTCCTGAAACCACCTATCATTACAACTCAGGTGGCGACCCGAAAGATATTCCTGATTTAACGTATGAACAATTAGTCGATTTTTATAAGGTACATTACCACCCAAGTAATGCTGTATTTATGACCTTCGGGAATCAAACAGCGTATGAGTTGCAAGAGCAATTTGAAAAACTAGCTCTAAATAAGTTTTCTGCGGGTACAACTTTATATTCTAAGCCTGAAAAACGTTTAGCTGCGCCAATTGAAGTAACAGAAAATTATGGCGTTGATAGTGATGATTTAAAAGATAAAACTTATCATGTCTTATCTTGGTTATTACCCGAAGCAAATGACGTTAAATTGCGTTTGGGAATGCGTTTAGTTGAAGGGATTTTGTTAGAAAATTCAGCTTCACCACTGCGCCATTATTTAGAAACGTGTGGTTATGCTCAATCAACAGGTCCATTAATGGGCGTAGACGACAGTAATTTTGAAATGACTTTCTACTGTGGTGTTCAAGGTTCAAATCCTGAACATGCGCAAAGCTTTAGAGAGGGTGTTTTAAATATTCTGCGTGATGTTGCTGCAAAACCAATTGATAGCGATTTAGTTGATGCAATTTTGCATCAGATTGAATTACATCAACGTGAAATTAATGGCGATGGTACACCATACGGTTTAAGTCTAATTTTAAATGGCTTGAGTGGTGCGATTCACCATAATGACCCAATTCAAATTTGGGATGTTGACAGCGCAATTGCACAGGTTAAAGAAGAGTTGAAAGACCCAATGTGGTTATCAAATCTGATTCAAACACATTTGCTTGATAACCCACATCGTGTGCAGATGACTCTAGTTCCAGACCCAACCAAGTCTGTAAAAGAACAAGAAGCAGAAAAAGCCCGTTTAGCTGCTATTGGTGAAAAACTAACAGATGCTGATAAGGCTGAAATCATTGCTAATACCAAGGCTCTAGAGGAACGTCAGGATACTCCAGATAATCTTGAATTATTACCAAAAGTAGGCTTAGAAGATGTACCTGCTGACTTGCATATTGTACAAGGTCAATTACGCGAAATTCTTTGCAATCGCATGGATACGCCGTTGAATTTGTATCATGCTGGTACGAATGGTATTTACTATCAACAAGTGCTTATTCAAATTCCTGAAGATATTGTGAAGTCACCGTATTTCAATTTGCTTTCTATCTTGATGGGCGAAGTGGGTGCAGGTGAATATGACTATCTTGAACTACAAACCTTACAAACGGCTGTAAGTGGTGGTTTAGGAATGGGCGCTTCATTACGTAGTAAAGTTGATGACAAAGATAAAATTAGTGCTTGGTTAACGTTAACGACTAAGTCTTTGACTCAGAAGTTTGATGCTATTCATTTATTAAAATTAGCATTTGAACAGCTCCGATTAGATGAGAAAGAGCGCATTATTGAGTTATTGCAACAACGTAAAACACGTTGGCAATCTCGCTTATCTGGAGCAGGTCATAGCTACGCAATGCAAATCGCATCACGTAATATGAGTGCTTTGGCTCAACGTGATTATCAAAACACAGGTTTAGGCGCATTAAACTGGTTAAGTGAGCTTGTTGCTAAAATTACTCAAGACTCTACTGCATATGATGATCTGATTGCAGAATTAAAACGTATTCATCGTAAATTATTGCAAGCGCCTAAACAGTTCTTGCTGGTATGTGAAGAACATCAGTCTGAACGTTTAGTTGAAGAAATCCAAAATGTTTGGGATAAATTAAACGTTGATGCAACTGCAACAGAGTTAACTCATGTAGAACAGGTAAATGATAATAATCATGAAGCATGGTTAATTCAGACAAATGTTCAGTTCTGTGCTTCGGCTTATCAGGCGGTGGATGTGTCGCATCCAGATGCAGCTCCGTTAATGGTATTGGCAGCTTATTTACGTAATGGGTTCTTACATAGTGCCATTCGTGAGAAAGGCGGTGCGTATGGTGGTGGAGCAAGCTATGATGGGAATGCATGTTCATTCCGTTTCTATAGTTACCGTGACCCACGTTTAGCAGAAACTTTTAAAGACTTTGAAGCAAGTGTGCAATGGTTATTAAATGCGGAACAACAGCCTCATCAGCTTGAAGAAGCGATTCTTGGACTTGTTGCAAGTATGGATAAACCAGGTTCACCAGCGGGTGAGGCGATTACTGCATGTTATGCATTGTTGCATGCAAGAACACCAACTTTCCGCCGTACCTTACGTGAACGCTTGCTGCATGTAACATTAGATGATTTACAACGTGTTGCTCGTCAATATTTAGTTGAGCAAACTCCTGTAAAAGCTGTAGTTGCACCATTTGCAAAACGCGATGAGTTGCAGCAATCAGGTTTTACCATTCAACAAGTTAATTAA
- a CDS encoding phospholipase A: protein MAFRQFERTSLQLSMGIVLSCLCASVTYADTLAPVTPATVDACVALASNADRLACYDSVFKPSALPVIQAAAVPEPVKKIDAPAVPPETFKEKMVDTVSNIKIIGKAPKLEPTTSLLDQRWELSEESKLGVWNIRAYQPVYLLPVFWTSDKNELPHSPNLNNTVTEDQNLKSTESKFQISLKTKAWENIFGNNGDLWVGYTQSSRWQTFNAEESRPFRETNYEPEASLMFRTNYELLGLDGRLLGVTLNHQSNGRSDPLSRSWNRVIFNVGLERGNFAVMLRPWIRLEEDSKDDNNPDMENYIGRGDLTAFYKWKENDFSLMLRHSLKGGDDSHGAVQFDWAFPISGKLRGHFQLFNGYGESLIDYNHRATYAGLGVSLLNWY from the coding sequence ATGGCGTTCAGACAATTTGAACGCACATCTTTACAGCTAAGCATGGGTATCGTGCTTAGCTGTTTATGTGCGTCTGTGACATATGCTGACACCTTGGCACCTGTAACCCCTGCGACAGTAGATGCATGTGTTGCTCTTGCTTCGAATGCCGATCGTCTGGCTTGTTATGACTCTGTATTTAAACCGTCAGCTTTACCAGTTATTCAAGCTGCGGCTGTACCAGAGCCTGTTAAAAAAATTGATGCACCTGCTGTTCCACCTGAAACCTTTAAAGAGAAGATGGTAGATACAGTGAGTAATATCAAAATAATTGGTAAAGCCCCAAAACTTGAACCTACTACTTCTTTGCTAGATCAACGTTGGGAGCTGTCTGAAGAGAGTAAACTAGGGGTTTGGAATATCCGTGCTTATCAACCGGTCTATTTGTTACCAGTATTCTGGACCAGTGACAAAAATGAGTTGCCACATAGTCCAAACCTAAATAATACGGTGACAGAAGATCAAAATCTGAAATCAACAGAAAGTAAATTTCAGATTTCTTTAAAAACCAAAGCTTGGGAAAATATTTTTGGTAATAATGGCGATTTGTGGGTCGGTTATACACAATCTTCACGTTGGCAGACATTCAATGCTGAAGAGTCTCGCCCTTTCCGCGAAACGAATTATGAGCCTGAAGCAAGTTTAATGTTTAGAACAAACTATGAATTGCTTGGTTTAGATGGTCGTTTGCTTGGCGTTACTTTAAATCACCAATCAAATGGTCGTTCAGATCCATTATCTCGTAGTTGGAACCGCGTAATCTTTAATGTGGGATTAGAGCGCGGTAACTTTGCTGTAATGCTTCGTCCATGGATTCGTCTTGAAGAAGACAGTAAAGATGATAATAATCCAGATATGGAAAATTACATCGGTCGTGGTGATTTAACAGCATTTTATAAATGGAAGGAAAATGACTTCTCTTTAATGCTACGTCATTCATTGAAAGGTGGTGATGACTCTCATGGTGCTGTTCAATTTGATTGGGCTTTTCCAATCAGTGGAAAATTGCGTGGACATTTCCAGTTGTTTAATGGTTACGGTGAAAGCTTAATTGACTATAACCACCGAGCAACTTATGCCGGTTTGGGTGTATCACTCTTGAATTGGTACTAA
- a CDS encoding TrkH family potassium uptake protein: MSIYPKPHKTLNLSPPSLLALGFLGFIIFGTLLLKLPFANTGHVSWMDALFTATSAVTITGLSVLNIHESFTLFGQTIILLLIQSGGLGFMTFAILAALSLSPKVGLKQQMMAQDSLGQTSLSKVTFVAKGVVTYTLIFELIGTIILTTAFTPTYGFARGLYYAIFYSISSFNNAGFSLFSNSLINFQSNYVICITISILYTLGGLGFLVLMDIKQNKKWKKLTPNSKLILITIAIINLAAFILIWALEAQNPHTLGMLSTGDQALNAWFQATVPRSSGFNTIDTGAMTNSSSLLMMLLMFIGGGSLSTAGGIKVGTFVILVLSVISFLRRTDEIRIFNHSVAHETTYKALAVTAITSILIFMGFFIILLLEPKADFMNLLFEVVSAACTVGLSRGITPELHNGSLFILSLLMFAGRLGPLTLAYLIATPKKSRLKHPQANIQIG, encoded by the coding sequence ATGTCTATATATCCCAAGCCCCATAAAACATTAAATTTAAGCCCTCCTTCACTCTTGGCACTGGGGTTTCTGGGCTTTATTATTTTTGGCACTTTATTACTAAAACTGCCATTTGCCAACACGGGTCATGTAAGCTGGATGGATGCGCTCTTTACAGCAACCTCAGCAGTCACAATTACTGGTTTATCTGTTTTAAATATTCATGAGTCTTTTACCCTATTCGGGCAAACTATTATTTTATTGCTGATTCAATCTGGTGGTTTGGGCTTTATGACTTTTGCCATATTGGCTGCATTAAGTTTGTCACCTAAAGTTGGCCTTAAACAGCAAATGATGGCACAAGATAGTCTCGGGCAAACAAGCCTATCAAAAGTTACTTTTGTGGCCAAAGGCGTTGTCACGTATACCCTAATTTTTGAGCTTATTGGCACAATTATCCTCACCACCGCCTTTACACCGACTTACGGTTTTGCGCGTGGGCTTTATTATGCTATTTTTTATAGCATCTCTTCATTTAATAATGCTGGTTTTTCCTTATTTTCTAATAGTTTAATAAACTTTCAAAGTAATTATGTTATTTGTATAACCATTAGCATACTTTATACATTGGGCGGGCTTGGCTTTTTGGTTCTCATGGACATTAAACAAAATAAAAAATGGAAAAAACTCACTCCAAATAGCAAATTAATTCTCATAACGATTGCAATTATTAACCTTGCTGCTTTTATTTTAATATGGGCTTTAGAAGCTCAAAACCCTCATACCCTAGGAATGCTCAGTACAGGTGATCAAGCATTAAATGCTTGGTTTCAAGCCACTGTTCCGCGCTCATCAGGATTTAATACCATTGATACAGGCGCAATGACCAATAGCAGCTCTTTACTCATGATGCTACTTATGTTTATTGGTGGTGGTTCGCTCAGTACAGCAGGTGGAATTAAAGTTGGAACCTTTGTAATTTTAGTGCTCAGTGTTATTTCATTTTTACGGCGTACAGATGAAATCCGAATATTTAATCATTCAGTCGCACACGAAACTACGTATAAAGCTTTAGCTGTAACTGCAATTACCAGCATACTCATTTTCATGGGATTCTTTATTATTTTGCTTTTAGAACCTAAAGCAGACTTTATGAATTTGTTGTTTGAGGTTGTTTCAGCAGCTTGTACTGTAGGGCTTTCTCGTGGAATCACGCCAGAGCTACATAATGGTAGTTTATTCATTTTAAGTTTGTTGATGTTTGCTGGGCGACTCGGCCCATTAACACTGGCTTATTTAATTGCCACTCCGAAAAAAAGTCGACTCAAACACCCTCAAGCCAATATTCAAATTGGATAA
- a CDS encoding potassium channel family protein translates to MAQFAVIGLGSFGATVAQELTKLNHDVIGIDTVKKNVENLANVLTHAVIADATDEHVLDELNIQNCDAVVVAIGEDIEASILCVLNLKNLGMDKIWVKAKTKAHHTILSHLNINKIIHPEEDMGVRVAQALNYPMVSRYMSLEDDHYIIKIEIPEKLHGINLYGIMQQAPQVKTLLVKRQQQILFETEENFTLQTHDILILEGHLAQLKKLSNCFI, encoded by the coding sequence ATGGCACAGTTTGCAGTCATTGGCTTAGGGAGTTTCGGAGCAACAGTTGCTCAAGAGCTCACAAAATTAAATCATGATGTTATTGGCATTGATACGGTAAAAAAGAATGTTGAAAATCTTGCCAACGTTTTAACTCATGCCGTCATTGCTGATGCGACCGATGAACATGTACTTGACGAACTGAATATCCAAAATTGTGATGCTGTAGTAGTCGCAATTGGTGAAGATATTGAAGCAAGTATTTTGTGTGTCCTGAATTTAAAAAATTTAGGTATGGACAAGATTTGGGTAAAAGCAAAAACCAAAGCACATCACACCATTTTGTCGCATCTCAACATCAATAAAATTATTCATCCTGAAGAAGATATGGGGGTACGCGTTGCTCAAGCCCTGAACTATCCAATGGTTAGTCGTTATATGTCTTTAGAAGATGACCACTACATTATAAAAATTGAAATTCCTGAAAAACTTCATGGCATTAATTTATATGGCATTATGCAGCAAGCTCCACAGGTCAAAACTTTACTTGTAAAAAGACAGCAGCAAATTTTGTTTGAGACCGAAGAAAATTTCACCTTGCAAACACATGACATTCTTATTTTAGAAGGTCATTTAGCGCAGTTAAAGAAACTTTCTAATTGCTTCATATAA
- the ilvA gene encoding threonine ammonia-lyase, biosynthetic: protein MNMLSRVVRQILQATVYDVAIETPLEAAPRISQKLNNIIRFKREDLQPVFSFKLRGAYNRISQLPKEQLERGVICASAGNHAQGVALSGQRLGIPAIIVMPSTTPDIKVQAVKRLGGQVVLHGDSFDIANKYAQQRAEVEGLVFIPPYDDELVIAGQGTIANEILRQWRDVEYVFVAVGGGGLISGVAAYLGEVAPHVKIIGVEYEESACLKAALEANERVILPHVGLFADGTAVAQIGALPFDIIRLRKSDNSGPIVEPAIVTVNTDEICAAIKDTFDENRSIVEPSGAMALAGIKKYITEHKISNKNIVSIVCGANMNFDRLRYIAERTELGEQREAIYAVTLPEEKGAFLGFCRALHGRNITEFNYRANNTEEAQVFVGISLKGGDAERHEILEQLKQQNYVVDDLSDDEVAKLHIRYLIGGHANLDDERLFRVEFPERPGALLTFLTRLGPTHNITLFHYRNHGAAEGRVLVGLQATDAKQNPDGLIETLEQISYPYAEITNNVGYKRFLK from the coding sequence ATGAACATGCTGTCTCGTGTGGTACGACAAATTTTACAAGCAACGGTTTATGATGTTGCAATTGAAACGCCTCTCGAAGCAGCTCCACGAATTAGTCAAAAATTAAATAATATTATTCGTTTTAAACGTGAAGATTTACAGCCTGTTTTTTCTTTCAAATTACGTGGTGCCTATAACCGTATTAGCCAACTTCCCAAAGAACAACTCGAACGTGGGGTTATTTGTGCATCTGCTGGCAACCATGCTCAAGGCGTAGCATTATCAGGCCAACGTTTAGGAATTCCAGCGATTATTGTTATGCCAAGCACAACTCCGGACATTAAAGTTCAAGCAGTTAAACGCTTGGGCGGTCAAGTTGTGTTACATGGCGATAGTTTTGATATCGCAAATAAATATGCGCAACAACGTGCCGAAGTTGAAGGTCTCGTCTTTATTCCACCCTATGACGATGAACTTGTGATTGCTGGTCAAGGTACTATTGCAAATGAAATATTACGTCAATGGCGTGATGTAGAATATGTGTTTGTTGCTGTAGGTGGTGGTGGCCTTATTTCAGGCGTAGCAGCTTACCTTGGTGAAGTTGCCCCTCATGTGAAAATTATTGGTGTTGAATATGAAGAGTCTGCATGTTTAAAAGCAGCCTTAGAAGCCAATGAACGTGTAATCTTACCGCATGTAGGCTTGTTTGCAGATGGTACTGCCGTTGCACAAATCGGTGCTTTACCATTTGATATTATTCGTCTACGTAAGTCTGATAATTCTGGTCCAATTGTTGAACCTGCGATTGTGACAGTAAACACAGATGAAATCTGTGCTGCCATTAAAGATACCTTTGATGAAAATCGCAGCATTGTTGAACCATCTGGTGCAATGGCCCTTGCTGGGATCAAGAAATATATTACCGAACATAAAATCAGCAATAAAAATATTGTGTCCATTGTATGTGGCGCAAATATGAATTTTGATCGCCTACGTTATATTGCAGAACGCACCGAGCTAGGCGAACAGCGCGAAGCTATTTATGCAGTTACTTTACCTGAAGAAAAAGGTGCTTTCTTAGGTTTTTGCCGTGCTTTACATGGACGCAATATCACCGAGTTTAACTACCGAGCAAACAATACAGAAGAAGCACAAGTATTTGTCGGTATTAGCTTAAAAGGTGGTGATGCAGAGCGTCATGAAATTCTGGAACAATTAAAGCAGCAAAATTATGTGGTAGATGACCTCTCTGACGATGAGGTTGCCAAACTACACATTCGTTATTTAATTGGCGGTCATGCAAATCTAGATGATGAAAGATTGTTCCGTGTTGAGTTCCCTGAACGTCCAGGTGCCCTCTTAACATTCTTAACTCGTTTAGGTCCAACCCACAACATTACCCTATTCCATTACCGTAACCATGGTGCAGCAGAAGGACGTGTTTTAGTCGGCTTACAAGCCACCGATGCGAAACAGAACCCTGATGGATTGATTGAAACTCTTGAGCAGATTAGTTATCCATATGCAGAAATTACGAATAATGTTGGCTACAAACGTTTCTTGAAATAA
- the rpiA gene encoding ribose-5-phosphate isomerase RpiA: MSLYATQDEKKQAAAQAALKHLPKGGILGVGTGSTVNFLIDLLPELQLEAAVASSQATADRLKKLGIEVVDMNHVGGLDAYVDGADEIDRHMHMIKGGGAALTREKIVASIARKFVCIVDDSKWVDQLGRDFPLPVEVIPMARSAVARKLVALGGDPVYREGVVTDNGNVILDVFNLNILNAIDVEKIINNIPGVVTNGIFALNPATIAIVATNNGIEERTAQ, encoded by the coding sequence ATGAGTCTATACGCAACCCAAGATGAAAAGAAACAAGCTGCTGCGCAAGCTGCTTTAAAACACTTACCCAAAGGTGGCATTTTGGGGGTTGGGACTGGAAGTACTGTAAACTTTCTAATTGATTTATTGCCTGAATTACAATTAGAAGCTGCTGTGGCAAGTTCTCAAGCAACAGCTGATCGTCTTAAAAAATTAGGCATCGAAGTGGTAGATATGAACCATGTGGGTGGTTTAGATGCATATGTTGATGGTGCAGATGAAATTGACCGTCATATGCATATGATTAAAGGTGGGGGTGCTGCATTAACACGCGAAAAAATTGTAGCTTCAATTGCTAGGAAATTTGTTTGTATTGTTGATGATTCAAAATGGGTTGATCAACTCGGACGTGATTTTCCACTCCCTGTAGAAGTTATTCCAATGGCTCGCTCAGCCGTCGCTCGTAAACTCGTGGCTTTAGGTGGTGATCCGGTTTATCGCGAAGGTGTAGTAACTGATAATGGTAATGTCATTTTAGATGTATTTAATCTTAATATTTTAAATGCGATTGATGTAGAAAAAATTATTAATAACATTCCAGGTGTTGTGACTAATGGTATTTTCGCTCTAAACCCAGCAACGATTGCAATTGTTGCAACAAATAATGGTATTGAAGAGCGCACAGCACAGTAA